The genomic segment gagtcacctatatcaggtcacataggaacatgtccaggcgggtcttgaagaccgccaaggaaggagactccacaacccctctgggcagcctgtgccagggctccctcaccctcacagtgaaatagttttttcttatatttaagtggaactttttgtgttccagcttcatcccattaccccttgtcctgttgctagctactatagaaaaaagggatgccccaacctcctgacatccaccatttagatatttgtaaatgttaataagatctccccgttggattttttaaaaaggaagtcACTGCTCCAGCTCACACAGGTACTCTCCTGCTGTTCTCAGAGAGTCACTCAGGATCTTCTCTGACTGTATGTGTTTCTCATGCTGGCAGTGTCTAGTGGTGGAAATGTAATCCTCATTTGCCTGTTTAACTTCAGAATGCTAGTCTAATCGTATCAGAAGCAGCAtgatcttttccatttttatgatAAACTTTTCTAATAATTACTTTATATTTCTAATGAAATGATTGTAAACCGAACTTTGAGACACAACTTTTGACCTTTGCAAGCAGTGGTGGGATTAGCACCCTTTGAAAgttgtaattattttattttcagcttattttcagctttattttctgttatgcCATCACTATCTTCCCTAacagttcttttatttaagagtaCACTCATACAACGTACATGAGTGAGACTGTTCCTGCCCTATGCCCAGCTCAATAGAGCAATCCAGAGAACATGCAGTATGATGCTAGCAGCTTCCTCCTGAGTACAGTAATATAGCTGAACAAAATATCCAGTATCTGATTGCCAACATGTAGGATACAAAAaaaatttctgagaagaatatctgcagaacaaaaccaaatttttCAAGGTTTAATAGTTGTAGAACCAAAATATGTTGAGCCCTTTCTGAGGAGGACTGGGGAGCCTCGAGCTCACCTCTCCGtggccctgctgcaggctgtCTGCAGACTCAGACAGGAAGCCCTAACTCAGCTTACGGAAAATTCTTGGTCTTTAGATTCTCTCTTAATCCCCTGGGTTCAGCTCTGCTATTGTAACATGACAGGGAAAGGCAGTTACTGTCCAAACTTAAACCAGCTCCACTTTAGTGATTATTCTTGTTGTGAAGCCTAGAGCTGTCTTGCATCctcagaaatgtcttttttttctgctcatccTACTTCCAGTAGCCCAAgctggtttgtttggtttttgtttggttttttttttttattggctACGACTCATATTGGCATTTTTACTATTCCAGCCAGAGCTTCTATGCTGCAAGGCATGCCAGGGGCCCTTGGGAGCAATCAAGAGCTACTGGCCCCTGGGTCCCCATGGAGCTGGTGGGTCCAGGTCATCACCAGAGGGGTAGAGGCCCAAAGCTGCACTGTTGCAGGGCTCAGATGTGAGAAGAGCCAGGATTTACTGTGAGGTGGAGACTTAGAGACAAATGCTGTAAGCATCCCTTCCTTAGCCAGATACCTCTAAGTGAgtcctctttccttcttttgttttcatacaGGGCATCTGAGAAGTGTTTTTTCTCTGATTGAGTAGGCTCAAGACCTATGTCAGAATGCCTCTTTCCTAGCCtttatttcttccctcttttcaAGCTTGCATTTCTACTTAGATTGCAAGTTCACACACCAAGATCTGTCTGCAAGGGCAGTTCAAAGCCTGCATTTTGCAGATGAGGTTATTCAACTTGTGGTTTGTAGGTTTCCATGTTCTCAAGTAGAAAAGGCCAACAAACCCATATCTTATGTCCTCTATGAGTTCTCTAACCTTTAGTACCTCTTTTACAACTCAGTCGTTTGGCTTTGATTTTGatgttgcttttatttaaataaaaaaaggaaaatcttgaTCCTTGCAAAATTTTGTAAACAGTATTGTTTTTTACCTCCAAAGAAAGTTAAAGACAATGGCTTTGGCCACTCAATCTTCAGATGGTGGTTTATTTTTAACCCTCATTCTGAGATTTGTAACTCATTCCCAAGCGTGGGACAGGGAAGCCAAGCCCATAACTCTCATCCAAATACCACGCCTGGGACCTAAAAttaaatattgcaaaatatttGCCCACGTGTTTTGTCTAGTTCTTACCACTGACATTGGCCTTTACCTTAAATTAGCTTTCTCTAGGCCTTGTAGCTATCACTGAGATAAAAATAGCCCTAAGGGCATTAAGGAGAATTTTCACTCATCACCCGGGTGTACTCTATTTGTGTTACCTTAGCATTGAAGAACTAATACTTACTGTagggtttctttttaatcagTAATGCAAAATATCAAGACCAAATGTAAACTGAGCTGTGTTTCACTGGACaaagctgctttattttttagaGACCAGTAGGTGGCAACCATCCATTGTGATGCCAAAGGCATATGAAAAATGAGAGTCGCTTAGGTAGTGGATTTATTACATGACAGCTTGAACAACAAGGCTCTGCTACTCCACTTAAGGAGAAAGCagtacttttctttttactccTCTTTTTACGTATCTTTATAAGGGGAGCAGTGAGATGCTCTTTCATGTAACCAGTTTTGACAAATTATAATTGTGACCATCCATTTGACTAAAATATCTTATGGCTGCTCCTTAATGCTGatatcagtaaaaaaaaaaaaaaaaaaacaagtcaatgaaaaaaaaccaaacactgaAGCAACCAGACTGTCTTAGCTTCCATAGGAATAGCCTCAAGTTCTTATCCTGATTAATTAGGTTCATTATTACTTTCTGTAGAAGCAGCTAGAATTGAGTAACAATGATCCTGGGACTGGAAATAGATCTTCCTTAAGGAACTGGCTGAGGCTACTGACATACCAGTTAATTAATCCTGGTTATCTGAGTGGTCTTACAGAAagggttgaggttttttttccatgatcAAATTTGAAGAGATTCTGATTCTTTCTACAACATTAGAATAAAACTTTATAAAAAGCAACTCCTTCATTAAAACGAGAGAACAATTATGGAAATGGGTCTGTAACCTTACTAGAGGGATACTTAACTACTTGTAGCCATATTGTTTTCCTTTAGCATTGATTTAACTATGTTTTGTGGGTACATTTTCGGTTAGGATTGATATACATAATAAAAGTATGAGTGCAGGAAGCAGTAGAGTTATCTgtagtgcagaaaaaaaagcagacctTTAGACCTCTTAAGGATTCCAGCAACACCTAACACTGTGATTAGCAATTCTAAAAAGATTACTATACAAATAGCTAAACTAACTAAGGAGAAGATCTCTGTTACTtagtagaagaaaaacaaaatgcattaCTGAGATGCCTCTCTCCAAGTTCTCAAACACTTTGCAAACCATTAACCTGAAATGCATTAACTTGCACCCTTGCAGTACAAGGTGTGAATGTTTATTCTCAGGACACATATCTTGGCTAGGAAGAGTTTAAAACCTGCTTGATATAGATAAAGtaaccttttccttttgttaaagCTACAACTGTGAATGTTGTGACTTTAAAATTATGTTAAATCCATCCGGGACACTATTGCTAGTGAGTACTAGTGAGATGGTATTAGGAATAGCTTCTAATATTACTGACAAGTGCTGCTAAACTCtccttatttattttatgttatgtAATAATAAGATTtatactgtaaaaaaaaccctactccTTAGTGAGatttatgttctttttatttgcttttttaagtAATAAAAGGCCTCCAGTCCAATGCTAGAATTTGTGCAACTTTATTTGCTTTAGCAAGGGAAATTATCTGAGTTGTAtatgttgtttttcttatgGGCCCATGAGTTTTGCTAAGAGTCCAAGATAACTCTTGCAGAAAACTGTAAAGTTAGTGaggtgatttttgtttttttttttttttttttaagaagaggaaGTCAAGATCTAAATTATTTAGAAGAGAAGGAATTTTTaggcaaagaataaaaatacttcTCTGTTTAtagtcatgattttttttttttttttgttcaaacagTTGAGGAGGACAGATAGTTTGAAAGATTCAAGGTTTGCTGCTTCCATGAAGGGCTGAGAAAGGTCTCACTCCTGTTTTCTGGTACTTATCACAACAGAAGTCTGCAAGGACCACCAAGGACAGTAACTCTCCTTTACAATTGTAGTGAGTAAAGTTCAGTAAAGTTTCCATACGGAAATTTCCTTCTTATTATTACTTTGTAAATGTCACAGATCACAAAATTGACCCTCAAGCACTGTAACAATATTCAGATTTACAGCAGAACCCTGCTCGACGTCTGAAATTGTATGTGTTATATGTCCAAATAGGTATGAGTGGCATTTCCAAAAGCTGGTGTTATGTTTCTCTTGGGTGTACAGTGAAATGTGTATTTGATGAGCAGTGACAAAGTCTTCTGGAGATCAGGGTCTGGTTAGAACATGCATACCTCATGTATGTTGGCAAAAAGGGCCCATAAGAATGTGACTGTAGTCTTTTCATTCTCCTACTGCACTTTCTAAAATCTGAAAAAGCCAGAATTGTCCCCTCCTGTTCTGCAGAAAAACAGTCTCTGGACTATTTTTAGCAGaacatttctctgtctttgatTAAGACACTGGAAATGTTCCTTATTGAGTCGTCATAGCATGTTGGGTGACAGGCTTGTCTGCTCACTTTATAGTGGGGAATGAACATATGATTGAGCACTAAAGTGTTTGCGCTATGACTTTTAATCTAAGAATAAAGTACAGGTTTACATAGGGATTTTGCTGATCTGATCCATATTTAAGATGCCATTCGAAACGTAATTTAAGGGAGAGGTAATAAGGGCTGCAGTCCAGCAAGGTGCTGAGTGATTCTGAGGTGGTGCTGAATGCTACCCATGAGCATTGCTTGCAATGAGATTCAAAGTTAATCAGTCTTGGCAGGATTTGAACCATCATAAATTATCAAGATAAGATGGGTAATGGATAATTGTAAAATGTGGAACGTAAGTTTGTATTTCTTGACAACGTTCAGCGTGATTTTTGTAATTATTAACTTCACCTTAAAAGCCCGAGGTAGTCCTTATTCAAATGCCTCAGTCTTATTCCATATTATCTCCTAACAACATCTCCTAACATTTCCACGATGAGGCAAAGAAAGACAACAGATTCACTTCATTCATCCACAGTTCTGactgaagggaaggagaaattaAGACTGAAGCAAGAGGTCGGCCTGATTAGTGGCGTGTCATTAATTGCAGGCACCATGATAGGCTCGGGGATCTTTATGTCTCCAGAGTGGGTACTCCATTATATGGGGagccctgccagcagcctgctTATCTGGGCAGCATGTGGTCTCCTGGCCATGTTTGGAGCCTTGTCGTATGCTGAGCTTGGAACGATAATTAAAGAGTCTGGAGGAGAATATATTTACATCTTGAGGATTTTTggttcttttcctgctttccttttcGCCTACACTTCTGTTATCCTGGTGAGACCAGCTGGTTTGGCAGCTGTCTGTCTGAGCTTCGCCGAATATGCCGTTGCACCCTTTTACCCAGGATGCTCATCTCCGCAGGTTGTCATCAAATgtacagctgctgcctgcatcGTGCTTTTAACTATCATCAACTGTCTCAACGTGAGGCTGGCGACGTCTGTTATGAACATTTTTACAGCTGCCAAACTCTTGGCTCTGTTGTTGATCGTGGTGGGTGGATTGGTGCTGCTTGCCAAGGGACAAACTCAGAGTTTccaaaatgcatttcaaaacaCAACTGCGGGTATTGGGACAATTGGAGTGGCGTTTTACCAGGGGCTCTGGTCCTATGACGGGTGGAACAACCTGAACTATGTAACTGAGGAACTGAAAAAGCCTGAGGTGAGTGAGTGAACTGGGTTTTACTTACTTAATCCTGCTGCTAATATGATTGTAGATATGATTGTGTTAAGAGGGGTAATCAAGGGATTAGACATTTGAGGAAACCCTACAGAGCTTTCTTCCagattttctctgtcttctggaGCAAGACACCTATGGATCTGTCCTGAAAGGTTAAAAATTAATGTCTAAGCAAAATAAGAgactacctacaagaaatgcTAGAATACCCCATTGactagaaaaaaacctcttagaCAGTATTTGGATGTTTTGAGGTTGAAGCTTTGCCTTAATGTTTAGAGAATCTCCCTGTAGGCATTTACGTTTATGCAGAAAAGCATTCACTGTTATAATCCATAAAGGATTCTTAACACTGCATATTCCCCAAAAGACTTCATCCATAATATATGCATTGAAAATGCATTCATCTCTCCTCGTTATGTGGAGGGGGAACTACAGAGCAAGTTAAACTTCACTGGAGAGGCAATCTGTCTCTCTGAACGACCCTTGTCTTTAAATGTCTACATTTTCAACATTATTCTGTCCATGCTGTAGGTACTCAAGTAGCTCACTTGCATCTCACAGTAGCCCTCTCTTTACTATATTACCTCTTTTCACAGATCAGACACTACAGCAGTGAACAACCATTTTTTAGATAAAGCTGTGTGAGTAAAGGTTATATATAAAGTGTGCTTTCTATTAGTGCAGCACACAAaatttatagaatcacagaatggtttgggttggaagggaccttaaagatcatctagtcccaaaACCCCTGCCATGGGTAGGGATaccttccaccagaccaggctgctcaaagccctatccaatctgaccttgaacacttcaaGGCATGGGGCAGCCATAacatctctgggcaacctgttccagtgtctcaccaccctcacagggaaaaacttcttcctcccatttaatctaaacctcctctttGCATTTTAAAGCCATTTCTCCTTGTCTTATCATTACATACCCTTGTAAAAAGTCGGATTAAATGAAAGCACACAGTTAAATGTTAACCTAAATGGCAGCAAAGATCCTAGAGTCATGTGTCTCTCTCCCACAGAACTGTGAGCGCTGATATCCAGACCCTTGTGGAGTGAGAGCAGCAATGTAAAAAATTGCTATATCTCATCCTACAGTGAGGAGAGGGAGGGCAAAAATTGGTATTTCATGTTTTTAGCTATATATGGTTGTTCTATGATCATCCTcttagttacttttttttttttttcagtacttccAGCTGCATAAGGTAGTGTTTGTTGATTTTATTTGGCCTTAAAATGATCTATAGTGTTCCAAGATAGTGTCCtgccactggaaaaaaaatcaaattcctTCCTAGAGCAAATTCCCTTTGATGTGAGCAAATCCTACTTTGATTTAGCTTGCAGAGGAGTTAAGTGTGATGGAACACACACTGGTACTTCATTTAGGTCAAGGGGTTGTGCATGGGAAGATGCAGCACACCACAATGCACTAGTAACAACTAAATCTGTATTAAAGTAATCAAGAAGTATGTAACTGACATCTTGGGCAGCTATGAACCAAAATCTTTTCATTAAgatttgggatgttttttttattgataagtttgtttgtttgtttttctcaagaCTAACTTTTGAAATGTACAACCTTACTGTGTGCCTGACATCTTTGGGAGATTGTTGTGAAAATTACCATATGAATTTGAACCAAAGTCTTGTTCTGTGGGAAGAGCTTAGTGAGCACAGGGAGTTGGATGAGAGATGGGGGTGGtgacaaagacaaaacaaacaataaatgCCCAGTGCAGGCATAAATGTGCAGTACCTAATGCTCTTGTCATCCTTTGTCCAGGTGACCCTTCCCAGAGCTGTGATGATTGCCATTCCTCTGGTTACATGCCTGTATTTGCTGGTAAACGTGAGCTACTTGGCAGCCATGACTCCATCTGAACTGCTGTCTTCAGGAGCTGTGGCTGTCACCTGGGGGTGAGCTCTGCatgtggcagcacagccagtgCAGTCCAGTGACACAGATTCTCTACCACATTTCAAGAGATTTGGGTGCTATTCCCGGTGGGAACGGCTGCGCTGCATGGGCCAGGCCAGGAAGACCAGCCAggctgtgtcacagggaagcaTGCTGccaggccctgccctgctctgtcaTCTTCAGGGCAGTGTGTATGCTTCCCCCACCAAGGGCCAAGGCTGACTAGCTGCCTCTGAACCATGGTCTCCAAGGTGCACCTAGACAGACATGATGAGGTGCTCTACAACACTTCCCTTACTCTCCATCCCCATTCATTCCCACCTGTGATTCCCTTCCAGCTCATGTTTTTCCCCGTGTTTAGTGGCCATGAAGTGGAAGTAAAGCATGCACCAGGAGCATCTCCCCACAAACAGTGAGGATGCAGTGAGGGTTCATATCCAGTCCTAGAGATACTTATATCCAGAAAAGTTTAGAGGGCAATAGGCTGCCTCACTAATGCAGAGGCAGTGGCTTGGGAGTGAGATAGGAGCCAACTGGGTGAATCCTGACTGCTCAGTGCCTGGAAATTAGACCAGACTAGAGTCTTTTGGTTCAGTTTCTTCATCTGTggggaaacagaaaatagtgaTCTCCATGACACCTCTGATAAGAAGTGTTATACATGGGTTGGATATCCTTTAGTAATTGTATCTTTAAGTTGACTTGAGCTTTTCCAGAGTTGCACAGAAACTATTTGTACCTTCCATCAACCTGAAGTGTCTGGTGATATTAAACAGGCTCTGTGTAAGACATGGATTTCAGGaacagaaggaaggaacagTCATGAGAGATGCAGGCACTATGGACTTCTAACCAGATCATCTTCCACCAGTACATCTAGCCTTAATCTAAACATCCCCAAAGGCAAAGAATCCATGATAGCCTTAAATGAGTCCTCTGGCAGAAACAATGACACAGTATATCCAGAGATTATGTTGCTGCTCATCTTCTTCCTAAAAAGTCAGTTTGCTTTTGTGTGCATTTCACAAGATCTCTAGTTTGAAGATCTGACTGATGTCTTACTAGATGTTTTCTCTAATTGCCTTTCATGTCATTGTAAGCAGGAGCTTTTAAGGATATAGTGCTTTGAACAGGTTACAAAACCTCACTAAGCTGCAGTATCATGAACTTTCTCTACACTTCATTTCCCATCATTCCTAATTAACAAGTTATTTGTGAGCTTCCTCCTTTCCAATGCATCTCTTTTTCCTGCCTGATTAACCTTTTCACCCTGAGAGTGCAATTCAGGAAGAAACATTGAACTAGAAAGCAGAAAGCTGGACACTTAAAAGCCTGGAGGACAGGTAGATAGCCACAGGCTGAGGAGGTACAATGACTGTGTTTCACAGCAAGAGGTGCAACTATTCAGGTCATTCAGAAAGGAAGGGAGGTTTACAAAGAAGCTGGAGTGGAACACATCACATTTAAATACATACATTGCCCATGTaagaagaaaactgcaagaGAGAAAGTGGTGAGAGGTTCAGCCACAAAAGCTCATTAAACTCTCCCTGGAGTTTCTTTGATACCAGTCATTTAACAGCAACTGCAGATCCCAGTGAGAAGTTACTTGCAGTAGcctctgtatttcattttcaggGTCCAAACAGAAAAGCACCAATCTCATGAATGGAAAATACACAATTGCTAAAGATTTTATTGTTAATTGTGTGatatatgtttttctttgtgaTCTTGTGGTTATGGAGTCGCATGATCATAGGAGATGCCCAGATTCCATCATTTTGAAaacgtgaaaaaaaaaacagctctgcTTATTACAAGTGGCTTAATAACTCAGAGTCTGAAGGACTATAACATTTATATTAGGCTTATAAactacattgaaaaaaatattgtggtAGATAAGCTCCTGCCATGATTTTGGACAGCCCAATTCTTGATCTTTTAATGTTtggaaatactaaaaaaaaaatacatgtggctTAAAGACATATAATTCAGGTGGAAGCACAAAGTGTTCTGAAAAACTTTTGAATTTTTGATTTTTGCTAATTTGATGAACAGCATGTTTGTTTGTGCATGTGCTTGTACATGTATGTGATTACCCCAAACGGCAGCATTTATTACTCAGTATTCTTCAAGCTGCTTCATTCCAGAAGACAAGCTTCACTTGTGGGAGAGAAGATTATCATATCTTCCAAACATTTTCCTCCAACTCTGTTTTTAACTACTACTTCTACTGCTACTTCTGTTATGGAGAAAGGAAACTGTAAGTGTCTGAACATATTGTAGAACCAAACTTCTGGAATTCAGACAATTGCATTGGCTTAAGTCTGATTCACAGATTAGCATAGGTGCCTATGCGATCAGAGGGTTCTTATGCACATTGGAAAAGAGATTATAATGCAGGATATTTCTTCAGGTCTGGTGGGTACAGTTTTCTGCAGTTTCCAAGCTGACGTTGTTGGCTGCAATAGCGGTATCTCCCAGCTTTGTGCCACAGCATCTGTACACaaaaaaggggtttttgtcTGTCGTGACAGGTTTGTACAGCATTGCAGCGTAGATAGATGTAGGTATATATACAACAGGCAGGAAGAAAAGCTGCCTTCTCTGGACAAGACAAAGTTTCTAGCAACTAAATATTAtgagaaatggaagaaagcTTTAAatcattgggaaaaaaaaaaatcatggagcataatggaaggaagaaacctgtCTGCTTCTATGATGAGTAATTGATACTTCTATGAGCTGATTGCTATGCTGTGAACTCTTCTTTCCCACCTCAGGGACAAAGTTCTGGGCAGTTGGGCATGGCTAATCTCCCTCTCAGTGGCACTCTCTACGTTTGGTTCATCAAACGGCACGTTCTTCAGCGGAGGACGCGTGTGCTACATCGCTGCAAGGGAAGGACATATGGTAAGACCAAAAAATGAGGGGTCTGACTTGCTTTGAGCAACTTTACCTTCTTGTGACACTGAAGCAGAGAACAAAATATCATGTATATTCAACTGGAATAGTGATAGCTCTTCACTGGTTTGTTTCTTGCTCAAATACTCTCTTCCCCATCTTTTTCAAATGTAATGTGTATTTTGTCTCCTGATACTCTTCTTCAGCCACATAATTTCaggaagatcatagaatcatagaatggtaggggttggaaggcacctcgagagatcatccagtccaaccccctgctaaagcaggttccccttgaccAGGAATTtggcacaggaatatgtccagtcaggtttggaaacctccagagaagactccacaacctctctgagcagcctgtgccaggactccatcacACTTTGAGtaaagaagggtttttttgtggtgaagtggaactttttgtgttccagcttgtgcccattactcTTAGTCCtttcactggacactacagaaaatgtGTCATCTCAGTCTCCTGATACATAATTACACCTAGCCTGGATTTTAAGAATAGCTTTGAAATTAGTAACTGAAATACAGTATTTGagcacctgacccaggctgtGGGGTGATCTAGCCAATGTATCAGCCATAGAAGGGAAACCTGGCCATGCTTGCCTGTTGTAAGGTACTCTTGCTCGCAATGGGAAGGTAGCCCAACACTGACATGGTGCCCTTGCATGCTATACTGGCTGTGCAAGCCAGTCTTCAGGGGTGTTCCAGCCTTTGCATGGGATAGTACAATTCAGGTAGAGCATAGGATATCTCTGCTAGTCAAGCTTCATAGCAATTACAGGGTGACACTGAGCCTTATATCTGCCCTAGCTGGGTTTTTAGTTGATTTTGTTGGGTGAAGCCAAATCTGATAGCCCAGCAGAGGAGGTCAGGCTGGGCTACAGCAGCAACGTGCTCCCTGGTCCAACTAGTAAGTTCATCATGTGTTCCCAACaggcacacacatacacatgcatatctatatatgtatttacataTATACAGACAGCAGGCCACATAGACCTAAGCATCCAGATACACTCAGTGCTCACACAAACACTAACATGAGCAGCACCAAGGGCCCTTGTTTACCGCTCTAGCTAATCAGAAGTCTGTTAGtgagatatatatatgtagACATATGTACAATGTGGGTCCCTTCAGCAGCTGGGATCAGATACACAGCTTACCCAGCAGCTGTCCCTGCCTCCCAGTCTCCCTGGTTGCTGGCACCTGACCATACAAGGCCCTGAGGCCACTGCCCCACCCTTGTTTCTAGTACAGACCCATTCACTCACAGGCACTTACCCCCACACCTTCCCACACTTCTTCCTCTCAGTGCTTTGGATTGAATGAACCCCATTACTTGtcctactctgttttgagtGGGCATGTTATGCTCCTCTTggacttttctgcttcttttgtcCTTCCTCCCTACATCATCTGGCATTTCTGCTCTCAGGTGCAAAGGATGCTACACCACATCAGCTCCACTCCTTGTAGATAAGAGGGAATCTTTTACATGAATGACCAGGTTGGTGGAGATGACTGGTTTGGTGGCTACTGGTTTACTGATGCCAGCATCTGCTGTATTGTGGCAAGCTCTGTACCCAAATGATCTGAATTTCTTCATACTAGACTAAGAGCTGAATGCTTATGCCATGTCGTAATTACTCAGCTCTAGCAGAAGTCCTTGCCTGACATTTTGGTtagaaacaataataaaaaaacctaaacccaTAAGCCTTTGTCATTAAACTTTCCCAATGAACCAAGAAATAAAGAGGCTAGTCATTCCATGATCTGGAACAATCTTGATTTGCTTGGTTAGTTGCATAAGCGTTTCAGAGTAGTCCTTATCTCATTTTCCAGTCAGCCCAAGAGAAGTCATGTCCCAGGTGATGATCTGCCAGTCGGGTCATGATGATGATCAGGAAAGGTCTGGTTTGCCTCAGCCTTAGTCTGTCTTACTAGTTGTTTGAAAAGCTCATCTTGCCTGCCTAAACTGAGCATATTTGGTATGAAATTAGTGAGACACAATAAAAATATCCTAGAGGGAGGTTTCCATGTTTACACTCC from the Colius striatus isolate bColStr4 chromosome 2, bColStr4.1.hap1, whole genome shotgun sequence genome contains:
- the LOC104555222 gene encoding b(0,+)-type amino acid transporter 1; amino-acid sequence: MRQRKTTDSLHSSTVLTEGKEKLRLKQEVGLISGVSLIAGTMIGSGIFMSPEWVLHYMGSPASSLLIWAACGLLAMFGALSYAELGTIIKESGGEYIYILRIFGSFPAFLFAYTSVILVRPAGLAAVCLSFAEYAVAPFYPGCSSPQVVIKCTAAACIVLLTIINCLNVRLATSVMNIFTAAKLLALLLIVVGGLVLLAKGQTQSFQNAFQNTTAGIGTIGVAFYQGLWSYDGWNNLNYVTEELKKPEVTLPRAVMIAIPLVTCLYLLVNVSYLAAMTPSELLSSGAVAVTWGDKVLGSWAWLISLSVALSTFGSSNGTFFSGGRVCYIAAREGHMPDILSMAHVRCLTPSPALLLTSAISLIMIMSGNFTSIVNFFSFMAWFFYGMTISGLLYLKIKKPELPRSYKVPIIIPIIVLMAAVYLVLAPIIDQPQIEILYIVLFVFSGVILYFPLVHFKRYPRFLQRVTLHLQLFLEVAPTARDVN